The window AAAAGCAGTCGTATACATAGAAAAAGAGGCGTTCAGactcatctaattaaaaaaattataaaaatttaattaaaaacttaataaaactataataccaacataaaaattaaatcattttttatCTATTCATTACAAATATTAACCCTTAACATTTCTCTGTCTAGATATATCCGAGCACAGCAAAAGGTCGCAGAATTCGCTAAACTCTAGGTCTTGTGCTAAGCCTGGTCCTTTTCATAAAACATAAGCCAAAGTATAATAATTATGTATGTAGATGTATGAGTCACAGAAATCAAGTGGTGACCCCATTAAAATTTCAGCCAAAATgtatgaagaaaataaaaagcacaagaaaaaagaATATGGACAAAAGAATTGGACCCCAAAGTTGAACCCTAAATCTGACAGCACATCCCCACATATCACATGCTCTCTGTGGTAAATGAAACCAAATATCACAAGAACTTTACCACTATGCTAGCTACCAAtactattattaaatttatttattacttaCTCCCCAGGCTATATTTGCATGCTAAATTATCTCATTACAAATAATTCATAGACTTTTTCTTTGATGTGTTAATTTATACAGACTAGACGTACCTTTGATTTCTATTAACTGATGAAGTTTGTAAGTAGTAGATCAATTAGTTTTATTACATACTATCAAATAATATAAGAGTATGGCTACATTTGATGAGTATTTAAAGATAGAAAATACCAACATATTATTACAATAGAAGTAGAATtaagattaaaaacaaaattgagaCTTTATTGTTGTCAcgtgtatgcataaataaaaattttgcaaaatctGTTTCGTGATagagcttcaaacaaatttatttttctcaatatctATATATTTCTCTTCTAAAACAATTACCAAATAAGAGATATTCATCAGGGCAAAATATACAAGAACAGAGGAACTACATGTAATACATCTCAATATTAGTGTCATTATTACTATCTCAAATATGGAGGCTAATTATAGGTTGGAGTTGGACCAACATGAATCATTTGCCTAGTTTCCATTGAGCTTTGAAGCCTTTTTTTGGCATGCTTCAATGCCTCTAGTGCTTCAAGGACACTTTGATTTACTGGTTTGGGTCTATTACTTGTGGCTTGTGATGTTGTTATCACATTCACTGGAACTAATGCCATTGAATTATCAATGAAATATCccttttcatcatcttctttctCTGTCACCGATGATTTTGAGCTAATACTAGAAATCCTGAAAACATATAATCATATCGCAGCATAAAAAATTGGCATCTGCCTATAATAAATAAGTTCAGTTGAATTGATCAAAAGTTGTTTCAATTTTCACTTAATACAGTAATGTATTCTAAGACTACGTTTGATAATTGTCTTAATACATAAAAGATAGAGACACGTAAAAGAAACATGAAACAAAAGTTCAAGTTGCCTCTCCTTTTCTGTCATCAAATAAATTGTCTTAAATACAGGGGTAGTTGGGgctaacaaaaatattttgtaaacacgatatatatatatatatatataacaaaacaattaaatattttatgaaaCTAATTTGTTATGTTCATGTAACATAATTATTTTGCCAATTTTTATAGATGTTCCATTCTTTAAATAATTTGGGATTTTTaacgtttttataattttatcctgAAAATAATTACTAAACATGGTTCTAATGTTCAAATTTGGTGTACCTGCTGCGttcatcattcttcaaatccTCCGAGcttgaatttgaattataaaaactaatctcTGAATCAGAATCTTTTGTAGTGGATGGATAAATCTGTATGGGTGCAGAAGCTTCCTCTGTAACATTATTATTACTGTGAACTACTTCATTATTATTTTCTGGCAAATCTTCATTtttttcatgatgatgatgatgatgctttgTTTCATCATTTACTTCTGATGAATGTTTTGAGATTGAAGTAACTGAAGATGATGATGACCCACAAGAGTTTTCACATGAATAATCAGAATGATGGGATTGCATTGAAATGGATGATATGTTCAAAGTTTCAAGCTTCTTCGTTAGAAATCTAAGCTTTCTTTGAGCTCTCTCTCTTAATTTGATCTCTTCTCTAATCATCGTTTCTAACTCAATCAACTGtccaaacatataaaaaaaaaaaacaataaagttTGTCAGGAAAAAAGGAAACGTACACAGAAAAAAACAATGATGTCATTTTGCTTTCCTTTACAATGATGACATTAACATGGTCACATGAAAGTGAGTGGAATAGTTATAGTTCTTTTATTAAATATTGAATATGTACTATGTAGAGTAAATTACGTCAACCTAAATTTTAgggatttttttagtttttactaaataaataatttaaatattttatttacgaaTATAAGTAATTTGTAATATATTTATTCATTTCCATTTCCTTTACATATTTTATGTAAACGAATTAAAATTGTTTATATCAATTTCAAAAAATAcacatatctcatttacagtgtgtattattacaaaaaaaatttacgaTTAATATTTATGGTATGATTTGGatcaattcataaaataaaaaagatacaatTTATTACTATTTAGATCAAATTAGATCAATTTACAAgtaaaatttagatataatataatttaaataaaataaaatttagaaatagatTGGTACTATTGAAGTTCACGAGTTCTTGGTATAAATACAAGTTGTTCCTCATAAAAgccattaataattatttttctactCACAAGTATTTTTAATCCCACGttataatgtattttttatatttaaatagttaattaacaaaattaaataagcaGTTAATCTCTTCCACAAATCTAtaagtcttttatttttttaaggttttcaatttaaatttaaaaactaatatcataagagtacataaaaaatttaaaaattttgacaaaatttttagatattttaaattttgtatataCTCTTCcgagtattaatttttaaatttaaattatatatattttaaatttggtttgTTGCATAGCTATTTATCAAATTGAGAATccgaaaaaataaaagatttataaGTTTGTTAAAGATATTAACCGTTTAATTTTGCAAGGTGTAAGATAAAAAATACTTGTAAGTAGAAACACGATGATAGAAGAAGTAGTTATTCATAACTTTTTTTGGTAAAATAGAAATCACttgcaattaattttttaaaaactagatCTTGTGAGTTACAACAGTATCAATTTATCactaattctttttaattaaaattatattatatctaaattttatttgtaaattGATCCAATTTGATCTAAATAGTAATAAATTGTATcggtttttattttataaattgataaattgatttaaatcatatcataaatattattttaattataatttttttgtaataatacaTATTTCTTGTTTATACTATAAATGAGATATgtgtcttttttttaaattttatatatcaaatatgtataaaaaataaaaatttataaatatgctataaattatttatattcgtaaataaaatatttaaattatttattaaaaaatttcaaattataaaacttgcttcttttaatttttcttaatgcatttagttttttattttgtattttttaattgctatatatatatattaagttaaataaaataattttatattattattttcttaacatTATtctatataacataagtaattttaatttcaaaaatcgtaTATGTACATTAAAAATTAGCTATCTAATCAGTTatcatgtatttgtatataaatcatactaagtgtatactaaaattaattattagtttaaaatacataataaaatataaaatatatattaaaaatgaataaaattacacatatattaatacaaatatatatgataattaatttagtgattcatttttggtgtatacataatatttttatttatgaataaatatatattatttaatttatttttaatatatattttatattttgatatatattttatactagtgactaatttaaaatttatatataatcgtttagattttaatctttaaaattatataattataaacaccaaaaaaaaattctaaaaatgatTTATATCGACAAAGAACTCATTTCCAATATTTGTATGGACTAATACTCACAAAAGACcaaaattttggaaaaataaGAACTCAAAACAAATGAGAAAAATGGAACGAACCAAATCActacaaaaatttcaaaaaatctgaAATTAAGAATCATTTAACTTTCATGAGGAATGTCCTTATTTGTTATCTTCATATaaaattaatgactaaaaattaattattatctaacaatcttcaattattaatttcacataaaaataattatatataaattttttcgaCTAAGTCTGGAAACCGGACTAGGCGATCCAGGTAATAGAATTTGAATAACACTATAACAGtgagacaaaaatataaaataaaaaaaattgaaaaattaagagATATTTACCTTTTCGTCCATTGATTCTGCTTGTTCCTTTGCTACCCTTGAAGCCTGTCTCTCTGCCAATAACCTCCCTCTGAGGCACTCCACAGTGTTCAAATTCAACCCCTCAACACTACCTTCCTTTTTCTTGCTGACATTCACCCCCCAAATTAAAACAATGCCACAATGTCACAATCACATATTCCATTTTTGTATCTCATTGAGAAAGTCCATTTCCAACAATGCAATATgacaaatagaaagaaagagagaatcaaAGAGCAAAAAAGGAAAATATAACACACCTCAAAGTGTGGTCCTCTATGGTAACAGCAGCTATCACTTGATGCATGTTTTCTGCAATTTCACCACTGCAGGTCCCCATCCCCATCTATgccttttctattttctttttcccttttcagatcAGAGGGATGAGAAGAGAAAAGGTAGGGCGAGGAATGTGATGGTCTTGAAGTCTgtgagaaaaagaattgttgtttGTGAAACGTGCAATGTGTTTGATTCGGTGTTTTTGAAATGGAATCTTGCGAATTCAGTAAtgcctaagagagagagagagaagaggattttttttttatgtcacTTTCTGTAATCCTGTGAGAGTTTTGAAAGGAGAATATGGCCACATCCAAAGTCCAAAGTACACCACTCATGCCTCATGCGGTCATGCCTCATTCCTAATTCTTTATTTGTTCCACTTCATCTCCTGTAATTCTGTAAACTTTCTTCCTAATTTTTTAACAGATCTTTGtgtaactttttcttttttatttccttaAATCAAACCCAAAGATATAAAAGGATATGGTTAATCAATAATGATCCAAATCAATATATATGATTGGATCAAGCTTATCTAAAGTGagagaattaataaaataattaaataaaagattaattatttttaaataaaaataataaaacttattTAGATAATAAATGTTATAAATTTAACTAtgattaagtttttattttaaaaatttaaattctatatCATTAATAACGAGGGCAAAAAACCATATTAAACCACATGCAGAAAAGTTTAACCAAAATACGCCAAACAGAAATttgtttcagcaataagccaagaggcatttttatataaatcgaaccaACAAGGTTCGAACTCTATtagcaagtaattcgaaccacatTGGTTCGAACTACCCCTAAAAAATTGTGAATAATTCGAACCGGTCAGGTTCGAACCAGTAGAGCATGTAATTCGAACCGGTTGAGTTCGAATTATGTGGAGATTATTCAAGCGTAATAaatcgaaccaggttggttcgaattatgggAAGAGAGGTCGACtgaagtaattcgaaccaggctggttcgaattacatgtacCTGGTTCGAACCAAAGAGTGGCTGATtgttataattcgaaccagcctggttcgaattacatgtatcATGGTTCGAACCAGGTTAGTTCGAATTAGTAGGAGTCAGAGCTCTATATAAACGCTGTAAACGTGATTTGCTCTCATTAGAGGACTTAAGATGGCTAGTAAAGAGGAGAGTTTTGCTGTTTTGGTACACCACAGAGGATCCATCAAGAGGAAAACTCGTTCCGGagtgaagttcacagataagaATCCTCTCTATATTGTGGTGAATCGAACGACAAGCTATGATGACCTGGTTAGAGctgtgctgatgaaacttggcctggaaggtgcgaagcggattaagaagtttttctatcgcattccagtcacgatcctgcacgatacggtgaagtatgattgtctcacgattggtagtgatgaggacctCCAAGTCATGTTTCTTTGTCGGAGGCAGTTTCCGGAGGTCCGCACACCAGAGTTGCtggcaaagctggttgatgtggtatccagctcaggcGGTTCGAACCGAAATACCGCCAATGTAGCCACTGCAGCTGGCTCCAGTTCGATGGCTGCTGTGGCTTCTTCCTCCGTCCCAGTTTACGAGCCAGCGGCCCAACTTGTCGCCTCTCCGTCATTTGCTGTTGATTTGAATGACGGCGTCCGCGACGAGGTAGGATCCTTTGATGTTCTGCCAAACGCTTTACACGGCGTTCCACCGGTTGGCGTCGGAGACGGAGAATTGGGTGATCCTGATGAGGACGACGTTGAGCCCGAAACGATTGAGGAAGATAGCGGGGACGAGCTTGTAGCGGCTGGGCCTGCATTGGCTggcggtggttctagctctggcacacagcagtatccaccataTTTTTCTTCGCTGGACCTGGACGCCATGACGCATGAGGGTGCGCTAGGGCACcctgttggattcggagctagagatgcggaagggaATGCTGGTCTCACAGAGTTCCAAGTTGGTCAGCAAttccaggataaagatgaggccctgttaagtgtgaagacttacagcatccggcgaggggtacagtacaaggtggtggagtccgatcaccgccggtatgtgggcaagtgttccgaGTTCGGGAATggttgcacatggttgattcggctaagtctccggaagcgcaagggcatttgggaggtcaaacggtacaatggcCCTCACACTTGCCTAGCCACATCCATATCAAGTGATCACAGAAGTTTGGATCATTCTGTGATTtcggcgttcattatgccaatggttagggctgacgcatcggttagcatcaaggtgctcctgaacgccacggcagcgcattttggttttaggccgacttacaggagggtttggatggcgaagcagaaggccgttggcctcatctacggtgactgggatgagtcatacagcGAGATACCTAGGTGGGTGTTGGGTGTCcagctgacgatgcctggtactCTTGCGGTCCTCAGGACGAGCCCGGTTATAGTTGGAGGACAGGTGGACGACTCTCAAGCTTATTTCCacagacttttctggactttcCCTCCGTGCATCGAGGCATTCCGGCATTGCAAGCCGCTAGTCAGCATTGACGGCACACATCTATATGGtaagtatgggggaacgttgctcattgcgattgcacaggacgggaactccaacattctacctGTCGCATTCGCACTAGTAGAGGGTGAGAATGCGGAGTCATGGACCTTCTTTCTCTCGCACCTTCGGCAGCACGTGACCCCGCAGCccggtctgctggttatatcggaTAGGCACAACGGCATCAAATCTGCGCTTGAGGCCCCGGACGGAGGTTGGTTACCACCATCTGcgtaccgtgcattctgcatacgacacgtagcggctaatttcgcccttaccttcaagggcaaagacgctaGGAGGCTTCTCGTGAATGCAGCGTACGCGAAGACTgaggttgagtttgattactggtttgatatactgcggtctgaagacccggcgatgtgtgaTTGGGCGAACCGTATTGATTACTCCTTGTGGACGCAGCATCGCGATGAGGGGaggagattcggtcacatgacgacgaatatctccgagtgtgtgaactcaatcctcaagggtgtaagaaaTCTTCCTGTAGCATCcctggtgaaggcaacatatggcaggctggccgaactctttgttcgcaaggggcgagaggctgaggcccagatgGGCACCGGACAGCAGTTCAGTCAGCATTTGGTGAAGTGTAtcgaggccaacttgaagacggccaGGTGCTTCACTGTGATCCAAGACTGCAGTAGCTGGAGCGGGCCCGCTAACTTCACAACATGTCTGTTTGCCACCctgcacatgcaccggtacaaccaggCCAGTGCTGCCGAACCCCAGCTGTACGTACCCAGCTCCTCCAGCCTCGCTACATATGGAAGCCATCTAATGTGAATCCGGTTGCCAGACTTGTCCGCAAACAGCTGCGTGCCCAgcaacatcatgatgtacgccCGGACATATCGGCGAACAGTGTCATCATCTGCATCCTCAGGGCACTCACCAAAGGTCTCCTGAAACCAGGTGCAGTTCACTGCATACTTCTGAACCTGACTGGGAGGAGGTATAACTCCtagcaactcctggaaccagaCCCAGGGTGGACGGCCGCCATCGATGTATATATGAAACTCTGACAGGCACCCGCTCACGTAACGGCCATCGACTGGCAAACccagctggtatgccacgtcctggagtgtgatcgtgcactctccgaacggcatatgaaatGTGTGCGTCTCGGGACGCCATCTCTCCACGAATGCACTGACGAGCGCCTCGTCTAGCCGGAACCACCGGtcgttcagccttgcaagatggtatagccctgccatctgcaagtatggaacgtatctgtcatcaagacgcatgccctgctgccgcctcATGCTCCTAATGCATCGCTCGGGCTGCGCATGAAAAGAAACGCATACTGAGATATATAACTACACAGGTTTTACAGTAAACCGGTTCACATAAACCGGTTTACAGTTAACCGGTTCGCATAAACCGGTTTAAAGTAAACCGGTTTACATAAACGGGTTTACATAAAACGGTTTCCATAATCCGGTTTACATTAACCATTTCGCTAAATTAAACAGCATAACATCACATGAAAGATAACTAACTGGaaaacaaaccctaaaccacacaacTAAACCGCTAGCATATACCACAACTAAACCGCTAGCATATACCGCTAGCATTAAACAACTACCCTAAACCACATATAAAAACCGCTTGCAAAAACCGCTAAcaaaaaccgctaacataaaccaccaacataaaccactaccAAAAACTACTGACTTAAACCGCTAACAAAAACCACTACCCTAAACcaataacataaaccactaacataaaccactaactaaTACCACTAGCTTAAACCACTATCATAAACCACCTACATAATCCCCTCACCTAAACCacctacataaaccactaacataaagtaCCGTCTAACCAGGCTACAAAACCACTAAAGCACAACTAACGCTTGAATCAAAAATATTTccgtactaacctcgtcgttgatgaccccggctatatgagcgactccgtccaaccgatataactgtgccggatcgtcccccatcagcaGAGTAGTCCGTTCAGGTCTTCCtcggagagaatctgggtc is drawn from Arachis hypogaea cultivar Tifrunner chromosome 12, arahy.Tifrunner.gnm2.J5K5, whole genome shotgun sequence and contains these coding sequences:
- the LOC112727312 gene encoding uncharacterized protein — translated: MGMGTCSGEIAENMHQVIAAVTIEDHTLSKKKEGSVEGLNLNTVECLRGRLLAERQASRVAKEQAESMDEKLIELETMIREEIKLRERAQRKLRFLTKKLETLNISSISMQSHHSDYSCENSCGSSSSSVTSISKHSSEVNDETKHHHHHHEKNEDLPENNNEVVHSNNNVTEEASAPIQIYPSTTKDSDSEISFYNSNSSSEDLKNDERSRISSISSKSSVTEKEDDEKGYFIDNSMALVPVNVITTSQATSNRPKPVNQSVLEALEALKHAKKRLQSSMETRQMIHVGPTPTYN
- the LOC140176701 gene encoding protein MAIN-LIKE 1-like; its protein translation is MVNDVAYQLGLPVDGRYVSGCLSEFHIYIDGGRPPWVWFQELLGVIPPPSQVQKYAVNCTWFQETFGECPEDADDDTVRRYVRAYIMMLLGTQLFADKSGNRIHIRWLPYVARLEELGTYSWGSAALAWLYRCMCRVANRHVVKLAGPLQLLQSWITVKHLAVFKLASIHFTKC